One Legionella lansingensis genomic region harbors:
- a CDS encoding DegT/DnrJ/EryC1/StrS family aminotransferase, protein MIPISKPIISNREIQFVTDAVSSGWVSSLGPYLERFEREFAEYCGVKHCVSTSNGTVAIHLALKALGIGSGDEVIIPDLTFAATANAVILAGAKPVIVDVRNSDWCIDPVLVRQNITARTKAIIPVHLYGHPCAMKELWVIAKEYDLKIIEDAAEAHGAEYQGRRVGGLGDCATFSFYGNKIITTGEGGCITTNSDTVAERARLLRDHGMSKQRRYWHTEVGYNYRMTNLQAALGVAQLERINDFMRERDRILQTYRHYLTPHGFMLNPQMEGTKPVNWLTSALLPRANRDERDKLLNQLKEQGVETRPFFYPMTSMPIYEGKVNPVSEDLSARGFNLPTFPELTDEMIQSVSETLVETAKPIIFKEVRGYEYSA, encoded by the coding sequence ATGATTCCAATTTCAAAACCCATCATCTCTAATCGCGAAATACAATTTGTTACTGATGCTGTGTCCTCAGGCTGGGTATCCTCTCTTGGTCCTTATCTCGAACGATTTGAACGAGAGTTTGCCGAGTACTGTGGTGTAAAACATTGCGTTTCAACCTCTAATGGAACCGTTGCTATTCATCTTGCTCTTAAAGCACTTGGTATTGGGTCAGGGGATGAGGTGATCATTCCTGATTTAACATTTGCAGCTACCGCAAATGCAGTGATACTTGCGGGGGCCAAGCCTGTGATTGTGGATGTTCGCAATAGCGATTGGTGTATTGATCCAGTCTTAGTTCGGCAAAATATTACAGCAAGAACCAAAGCGATTATTCCCGTGCATTTATATGGACATCCTTGCGCAATGAAGGAATTATGGGTCATTGCGAAAGAATATGATTTAAAGATCATTGAAGATGCTGCTGAAGCACATGGGGCAGAATACCAAGGTCGTCGAGTGGGTGGCTTGGGGGATTGTGCCACGTTTAGTTTTTATGGAAATAAGATTATTACTACCGGAGAGGGGGGATGTATCACCACAAATTCGGATACTGTTGCTGAGCGAGCACGTCTTCTGCGTGATCATGGCATGAGTAAACAACGACGCTATTGGCACACGGAAGTCGGATATAACTATCGCATGACCAATCTGCAAGCAGCTCTGGGTGTTGCCCAGCTTGAAAGAATCAATGATTTCATGAGAGAGCGAGATCGAATATTGCAAACGTATCGACATTATTTGACGCCGCATGGTTTTATGCTGAATCCACAAATGGAGGGCACAAAGCCTGTGAATTGGCTCACCTCGGCGTTGTTACCTCGTGCCAACCGGGATGAGCGTGACAAGTTGTTAAATCAACTTAAGGAGCAAGGCGTGGAAACAAGGCCTTTCTTCTATCCAATGACATCGATGCCCATCTATGAAGGTAAAGTTAATCCTGTTTCTGAAGATTTATCAGCTCGTGGTTTTAATTTACCCACATTTCCTGAATTGACTGATGAAATGATTCAGTCTGTCTCAGAAACGCTCGTAGAAACAGCAAAGCCTATTATATTTAAGGAAGTAAGAGGATATGAATACTCCGCGTAA
- a CDS encoding GNAT family N-acetyltransferase — MSKIFPVLESGDIRIVKFERKHLTQRYVSWLNDPEVVKFSEQRYYEHTLATCTSYFEAVEKTTDHFLAIEALTPNLGHIGNIGVAIDIHNRVADMSIIVGEKKAWGTGLATTAWSAVLRELLMNQGIRKVTAGTMAMNESMLRLMKRSGMKIEARRARHFIWEGKEVDLVQSAIFNNELMSISN, encoded by the coding sequence ATGTCTAAAATTTTCCCTGTTCTGGAATCAGGAGACATTCGGATTGTAAAGTTCGAGCGGAAGCATTTAACACAAAGATATGTTTCTTGGTTAAACGATCCGGAGGTTGTAAAATTTTCTGAACAGCGTTATTACGAACATACACTTGCAACGTGTACAAGCTATTTCGAAGCCGTTGAAAAAACGACTGACCACTTTTTAGCAATAGAAGCTCTGACACCAAATTTGGGTCATATTGGTAATATTGGTGTTGCAATTGATATCCACAATAGGGTGGCAGACATGTCGATTATTGTTGGTGAGAAAAAAGCTTGGGGAACCGGACTTGCAACAACAGCTTGGAGTGCTGTATTAAGAGAACTTCTTATGAATCAAGGCATTCGCAAGGTAACTGCAGGTACGATGGCAATGAATGAGTCAATGTTGCGACTTATGAAACGATCAGGTATGAAAATAGAGGCGAGGCGAGCACGTCATTTTATCTGGGAAGGGAAAGAGGTTGATTTGGTTCAATCTGCAATATTCAATAATGAGCTTATGTCTATTAGCAATTAA
- a CDS encoding DegT/DnrJ/EryC1/StrS family aminotransferase: MAQLAINGGRPVIAQPLPADSTIGKDDFEAVKRVFERGSLSGFYGSWGEEFLGGVEVKRFEQLWAERFEIPYVVSVNSATSGLYAAIGALGISPGDEVIVPPYTMSATAMAPLIYGAIPVFVDIDPDTFCLDPDAVRAAITPKTKAILAVNLFGHPAPLAKLANLAKEFKIAFIEDNAQGPLAMEDGRYAGTIADIGVFSLNYHKHIHTGEGGMCVTRDPELALRLQAIRNHAENIVAPAQMSSLVNMVGFNYRMTEMSAAVGISQLGKIDTEVGRRQHLAERLSQGLADLEGFTVPAVRPGCRHVYYTWAAKIDEARLGVSRKMFSTALTAEGFPHFLGYVKPLYLLPLFQQRVAFGRDGWPFTLTQRSYNRGLCPVAERMHEKELLCFETCAYRVDEQHIDLLIEAVRQVHQYRHTIPSQQVSYA, from the coding sequence ATGGCACAATTGGCAATCAACGGTGGACGTCCGGTAATAGCGCAACCTCTTCCGGCTGATAGTACGATCGGTAAAGATGATTTTGAAGCGGTAAAACGTGTGTTTGAGAGAGGTTCATTATCAGGATTTTATGGCAGTTGGGGGGAAGAATTTCTTGGCGGAGTAGAAGTTAAACGATTTGAACAGCTATGGGCCGAGCGATTTGAGATACCCTATGTCGTGTCCGTCAATTCGGCTACTTCTGGGTTGTATGCTGCCATTGGTGCCCTGGGTATTTCTCCTGGGGATGAAGTGATTGTTCCCCCATATACCATGTCTGCCACGGCAATGGCTCCTCTTATTTATGGTGCAATACCGGTCTTTGTCGATATTGATCCCGATACGTTTTGTCTGGATCCGGATGCGGTTCGAGCGGCGATCACACCAAAAACCAAAGCAATTCTAGCAGTGAACCTATTTGGTCATCCGGCTCCTCTGGCGAAGCTTGCCAACTTAGCGAAAGAATTTAAGATTGCGTTCATTGAAGATAATGCGCAAGGGCCCTTGGCAATGGAAGACGGTCGCTATGCTGGGACCATTGCAGATATTGGCGTGTTTAGTCTGAATTATCATAAACACATTCATACCGGAGAAGGGGGGATGTGTGTTACAAGAGATCCTGAACTCGCTTTGCGGCTCCAAGCCATTCGTAACCACGCTGAAAACATCGTAGCACCGGCTCAGATGAGCAGTCTTGTGAACATGGTGGGTTTCAACTACAGAATGACAGAGATGTCTGCTGCCGTCGGTATTTCGCAGCTTGGCAAGATTGATACCGAGGTAGGTCGTCGCCAACATCTTGCGGAACGCTTATCACAAGGGCTCGCTGATTTGGAAGGCTTCACCGTTCCTGCAGTTCGACCTGGATGTCGGCATGTTTACTACACCTGGGCTGCGAAAATAGATGAAGCTCGCTTGGGTGTATCACGCAAAATGTTTAGTACAGCACTGACAGCTGAAGGTTTTCCTCATTTTCTTGGGTATGTTAAGCCGCTGTATCTGCTTCCATTATTCCAGCAACGGGTAGCATTTGGCAGAGATGGATGGCCATTTACATTAACTCAACGTAGCTATAATAGGGGATTGTGTCCGGTAGCGGAGCGGATGCATGAGAAGGAATTGCTCTGTTTTGAGACTTGTGCCTACCGTGTTGATGAGCAGCATATCGATTTATTAATAGAAGCCGTACGTCAAGTTCATCAATATCGTCATACTATCCCTAGTCAGCAGGTGAGTTATGCCTAA
- a CDS encoding cytidylyltransferase domain-containing protein, translated as MPKIVASIEARMGSSRLPGKVLMEIGGVPALTRLLRRLRNCQTIDDIVLATTTMPADDELVHWAKSNDVAVFRGSEEDVLSRVVGAHQMMGSEIIIEVTGDCPLLDPDVIDLGVETFFANDCHVVTNARVPSYPQGADVQVFRLSDLAVVAESINDPAVREHVSLYFYENPEKYRVTHLIAPRGWKDENQRLQLDYPEDLAFIRAVYSRLEPRYGDTFGIHEIIELLKQEPELRAINAHCLEKAVR; from the coding sequence ATGCCTAAAATTGTTGCCAGTATAGAAGCGCGAATGGGATCCTCTAGGCTTCCAGGGAAAGTGCTCATGGAGATTGGCGGTGTTCCAGCTTTAACGCGCTTGCTAAGACGATTGCGCAACTGTCAAACCATCGATGATATTGTACTTGCAACAACCACAATGCCAGCTGATGATGAATTAGTGCATTGGGCCAAATCGAATGATGTGGCTGTGTTTCGCGGCAGTGAAGAGGATGTTCTCAGTAGAGTAGTTGGTGCCCACCAAATGATGGGATCTGAGATTATTATTGAGGTGACAGGGGATTGTCCTCTGCTTGATCCAGATGTGATTGATCTCGGGGTGGAAACGTTTTTTGCAAATGACTGCCATGTGGTTACGAATGCCAGAGTGCCTTCTTACCCTCAAGGGGCTGATGTTCAAGTTTTTCGGTTAAGTGATTTGGCTGTGGTTGCGGAGTCTATAAATGATCCCGCTGTACGTGAGCATGTATCATTGTATTTTTATGAAAATCCAGAGAAATACAGAGTTACTCATCTGATTGCTCCTCGCGGATGGAAGGATGAGAATCAGAGATTGCAATTGGACTATCCAGAAGATCTTGCATTCATTCGCGCAGTCTATTCTCGTCTTGAGCCTCGATATGGTGATACCTTTGGAATTCACGAGATCATAGAGTTACTTAAACAAGAGCCTGAGCTTCGGGCAATTAATGCTCATTGTCTAGAAAAGGCAGTACGATGA
- the pseI gene encoding pseudaminic acid synthase: MSFAIGGVAVGSAAPPFIIAEMSGNHNQSLERALAIVDAIADSGAHALKLQTYTADTMTLDLAEREFFIEDPKSLWKGNSLYKLYEQAHTPWEWHEAIFKRAQTRGLVAFSTPFDATAVDFLESLDVPAYKIASFENTDLPLIRKVAATGKPVIISTGMATLAEIDEAVRTAREAGCQNLVLLKCTSSYPASPASSNLATIPHLKTLFHCEVGLSDHTLGIGAAVASVALGASVIEKHVTLSRAEGGVDAAFSLEPSELKQLVTETQTAWQALGQIQLGPTKEEQGSLVFRRTLYICEDLEAGDVLTSQNLRAIRPGYGLPPKFIDQLIGKRVARPVKRGTCMDWDLIS; encoded by the coding sequence ATGAGCTTTGCTATCGGAGGGGTGGCAGTTGGTAGTGCAGCACCTCCCTTCATTATTGCCGAGATGTCTGGTAATCATAATCAATCGCTTGAACGAGCATTGGCTATCGTCGATGCCATTGCAGATAGCGGTGCTCATGCACTTAAGCTACAGACGTATACTGCTGATACCATGACACTTGATCTTGCTGAGCGTGAGTTTTTTATTGAGGATCCCAAAAGCCTATGGAAAGGGAATAGTCTTTATAAACTGTACGAACAAGCGCATACCCCTTGGGAGTGGCATGAAGCCATTTTTAAACGAGCTCAAACTCGTGGATTAGTGGCATTCAGTACACCGTTTGATGCTACGGCTGTGGATTTCCTTGAATCACTTGATGTGCCCGCTTATAAAATTGCCTCGTTTGAGAATACGGATCTCCCTTTAATCCGCAAAGTGGCTGCTACAGGAAAACCTGTGATCATTTCTACGGGCATGGCAACATTAGCCGAAATTGATGAGGCAGTCCGTACTGCTCGTGAGGCAGGTTGTCAGAATTTGGTTCTGCTTAAATGTACCAGTAGTTATCCAGCAAGCCCTGCATCTTCTAACTTGGCAACCATTCCACATTTGAAGACATTGTTTCATTGTGAAGTCGGACTTTCTGATCATACATTAGGTATTGGCGCAGCAGTGGCCAGTGTCGCACTTGGTGCCTCAGTCATTGAGAAACATGTGACACTTAGTCGTGCTGAAGGTGGGGTTGATGCGGCTTTCTCTCTTGAACCTTCCGAACTAAAGCAATTGGTCACAGAAACACAAACTGCCTGGCAGGCTCTTGGTCAGATACAACTGGGACCAACCAAGGAAGAACAAGGTTCTTTAGTCTTTAGACGTACACTCTATATTTGTGAAGATTTGGAGGCAGGGGATGTTTTGACGTCTCAAAATCTGCGGGCAATTCGTCCGGGGTATGGCCTACCGCCCAAATTCATTGACCAGCTAATAGGAAAACGCGTTGCCAGACCAGTGAAGCGTGGTACGTGCATGGATTGGGATCTTATTAGCTAA
- a CDS encoding methyltransferase domain-containing protein, translating into MLKLIHRMRGYKLNAGALNVLQEIVPNQVLEILSELKDKHYSSREKFFSAIQAIRGGVSLDAYMNNILNEARVFQIRRLTCYIRWYLSMFFPRYFPKSRLLPSIYRYVLLQPLVLSLTLRIRWLFFFCLAQLRRQPRVLEANNTNVNGFIHNYKQILSFEYGHRNRTESLMSVMKTIQDIDFKKSKVLCVGPRNEGEVLLLRYYGLSSHNVEAIDLFSYSPLIKVMDMNDLKYEDNSFDIYYSSAVIKYSPNIALTIAESIRVTKPGGLMVYGFMFGEKTNIIPDGSELQDGIKELLSFYEGHVEHIFWQEEFVCSPKDIRATLIFRLKK; encoded by the coding sequence GTGCTTAAGTTAATTCATCGTATGAGAGGCTATAAATTAAACGCCGGTGCATTAAACGTTTTGCAAGAGATTGTTCCTAATCAGGTTCTTGAGATCTTATCTGAGCTGAAAGATAAACATTACTCATCTCGAGAGAAGTTCTTTAGTGCAATTCAGGCGATAAGAGGTGGTGTTTCTTTGGATGCATACATGAATAATATATTAAATGAAGCACGAGTGTTTCAGATTCGTCGATTGACCTGTTATATTAGATGGTATCTGAGTATGTTCTTCCCAAGATATTTTCCGAAATCTCGTCTTCTTCCCTCAATTTATCGATATGTCCTGTTGCAGCCATTAGTGCTGTCGCTGACTTTGAGAATAAGATGGCTCTTTTTTTTCTGCCTTGCTCAACTCCGTAGACAACCGCGGGTGCTGGAAGCTAACAATACCAATGTTAATGGTTTCATTCACAATTACAAACAGATCCTAAGTTTTGAATATGGGCACCGAAATCGTACAGAAAGTCTAATGAGTGTCATGAAAACGATCCAAGATATAGATTTTAAAAAATCAAAAGTACTTTGTGTAGGGCCAAGGAATGAGGGAGAAGTCCTATTACTTCGTTATTATGGGTTATCGTCTCACAATGTTGAAGCTATCGATCTTTTTTCATATAGTCCGTTGATTAAAGTGATGGATATGAATGATCTGAAATACGAGGACAATAGCTTCGATATTTACTATAGTTCAGCGGTTATTAAATATAGCCCAAACATTGCTTTAACGATTGCCGAGTCAATTCGTGTGACAAAGCCTGGAGGGTTGATGGTCTATGGCTTCATGTTTGGTGAAAAAACGAACATTATCCCTGACGGATCAGAGTTACAAGATGGAATTAAGGAGTTATTGTCATTCTATGAAGGCCATGTCGAGCATATCTTCTGGCAAGAGGAATTTGTATGCTCTCCGAAAGATATAAGAGCTACTTTAATTTTTCGATTAAAGAAATAA
- the gmd gene encoding GDP-mannose 4,6-dehydratase, whose product MNTPRKTALITGITGQDGAYLAEFLLAKGYIVHGLKRRSSLFNTSRIDHLITDERDPSCRFFCHFGDMTDSMSLVHVIQKVKPDEIYNLAAQSHVAVSFEEPEYTANSDALGALRILEAIRILGLEKTCRFYQASSSELYGLVQETPQTEKTPFYPRSPYAVSKLYAYWITVNYREAYNIYACNGILFNHESPIRGETFVTRKITRALARIKLGLQDCLYLGNLDARRDWGHARDYVEMQWLMLQQDYPEDFVIATGIQHSVRDFVNTAAGELGMRLTWSGAGENERGYDEDGRCIVAVDPRYFRPTEVDALLGDASKARAKLGWTPKTSFVDLVAEMVAEDFKAAQRDNLVKRHGYKVMDYSV is encoded by the coding sequence ATGAATACTCCGCGTAAAACCGCACTTATTACTGGAATAACAGGCCAGGATGGTGCTTATCTTGCCGAGTTCTTATTAGCAAAAGGCTACATTGTTCACGGTCTCAAACGACGATCGTCGTTGTTTAACACCAGTCGTATCGATCACTTAATTACCGATGAACGTGATCCGAGCTGCCGGTTTTTCTGTCATTTTGGAGACATGACTGATTCCATGAGTTTGGTGCATGTGATTCAAAAAGTTAAGCCTGATGAGATATATAATCTGGCGGCTCAATCGCATGTGGCAGTGTCTTTTGAAGAGCCAGAATACACTGCGAATTCCGACGCACTCGGAGCATTACGTATTCTTGAGGCTATTCGTATTTTAGGACTTGAAAAAACATGCCGTTTTTATCAGGCGTCTAGTTCAGAGCTCTATGGACTTGTGCAGGAAACTCCTCAAACTGAAAAGACTCCTTTTTACCCGCGTAGTCCTTATGCGGTTTCAAAATTGTATGCTTATTGGATTACGGTTAACTACCGTGAGGCATATAATATCTATGCATGTAATGGAATTTTATTTAACCATGAGTCACCCATTCGTGGAGAGACCTTCGTAACTCGCAAGATTACCCGAGCATTAGCACGTATTAAGCTAGGTTTGCAAGACTGCTTGTATCTGGGTAATTTGGACGCCAGGCGTGATTGGGGACATGCGAGAGATTACGTCGAAATGCAGTGGTTAATGTTACAGCAGGATTATCCCGAGGATTTCGTCATTGCGACTGGCATTCAACATAGTGTTCGTGATTTTGTGAACACGGCAGCTGGTGAATTGGGAATGAGACTAACCTGGTCAGGAGCTGGTGAGAATGAACGTGGTTACGATGAAGATGGCCGGTGTATTGTAGCAGTAGATCCCCGTTATTTTCGTCCTACAGAAGTGGATGCATTGTTAGGTGATGCCAGTAAAGCCAGAGCAAAACTGGGTTGGACACCAAAAACGTCATTTGTTGATTTGGTGGCAGAAATGGTTGCGGAAGATTTTAAAGCAGCACAACGAGATAATCTTGTGAAGCGACATGGTTATAAAGTTATGGATTACAGCGTATGA
- a CDS encoding oligosaccharide flippase family protein produces the protein MSLSSKSFKVLIREILLFFSNLVTSLIVARTLGPYLSGLWIILALIPSYAEMLFRIKSDAAAIFYLGKGGYELGDVVFMLNSIAVVTSAMLIIPIIIWFDVFKEALFGANVGDLNVLIYIMLMQIPINFLYMNYTYLHIHKEDVKSLNAMVATRAIVSSGAIIAMLLIFNTGLVGVVVGSTIGLLCALIIGVFRLGIIPRIGRRFNLSLLKDLLKYGSKLYVANIATHLNLYSSQAIVVAFCQPAQVAFFSIAQQIGQLINKITDSMGTFLFPSISKQSNEQSAAELSALAFRVSIVILIPGAVILAAIMRPAIIFCYGAAYEPVLIPFFIILPGFVLAASATTLMLFFQGIGRADLVAKIAVVPLFIQVVTALMLVPKWTVIGGAVSLLLTLIITAIVEILVFIKLAGLSWNDLVVQWRDIQLVKEFIFNTIQRVVPRAAGRRI, from the coding sequence ATGAGTCTTTCATCTAAATCGTTTAAGGTTCTGATTCGCGAAATTCTTCTATTTTTCTCTAATCTTGTAACAAGTCTCATCGTTGCACGCACTCTTGGCCCTTATCTATCAGGTTTGTGGATTATCCTTGCATTAATTCCATCTTATGCTGAAATGTTATTTCGTATTAAGAGTGATGCTGCAGCTATTTTTTATCTTGGGAAGGGGGGTTATGAATTGGGTGATGTGGTTTTCATGCTGAACTCAATTGCTGTAGTAACTAGTGCTATGCTGATTATTCCTATCATCATCTGGTTCGACGTTTTTAAGGAGGCTCTTTTTGGGGCTAATGTTGGTGATCTCAATGTATTAATTTACATCATGCTCATGCAGATCCCAATCAATTTTCTATATATGAATTACACCTATCTTCATATTCATAAAGAGGATGTTAAGTCATTAAATGCAATGGTTGCAACGCGTGCAATAGTGAGTTCAGGGGCAATTATAGCAATGCTGCTTATATTTAATACAGGTCTGGTAGGTGTGGTGGTTGGATCGACAATAGGACTTCTTTGTGCGTTGATTATAGGTGTATTTCGTTTAGGTATCATACCACGAATAGGCCGTCGTTTTAATTTGTCATTACTAAAGGATTTGTTAAAATATGGTAGCAAATTATATGTTGCTAATATAGCAACTCATCTTAATTTATATTCTAGCCAAGCTATCGTAGTTGCGTTCTGTCAACCTGCTCAAGTTGCGTTTTTCTCAATCGCCCAACAAATTGGTCAATTAATAAATAAGATAACGGATTCGATGGGTACTTTTTTATTCCCCAGTATCTCCAAGCAATCCAATGAACAGTCGGCAGCAGAACTTTCTGCGCTAGCATTTCGGGTTTCCATTGTTATTCTGATACCTGGTGCTGTTATTCTTGCAGCAATCATGCGACCTGCCATTATATTTTGTTATGGAGCGGCATACGAACCTGTACTAATCCCGTTTTTCATTATTCTTCCTGGTTTTGTATTGGCTGCTAGTGCAACAACTTTAATGTTATTTTTTCAAGGGATAGGTCGTGCGGACTTGGTGGCTAAAATAGCAGTAGTGCCTCTCTTTATTCAGGTTGTGACAGCTTTGATGCTAGTTCCAAAATGGACCGTGATAGGCGGTGCAGTATCTTTATTGCTCACGCTAATAATTACAGCAATTGTTGAGATTTTGGTCTTTATCAAATTAGCAGGACTCTCATGGAATGATCTTGTAGTGCAGTGGAGAGATATTCAATTGGTTAAAGAATTTATTTTTAACACAATTCAACGTGTCGTGCCGCGTGCTGCGGGAAGGAGAATTTAA
- a CDS encoding Gfo/Idh/MocA family protein, producing MNRPLRTLVVGFGKMSSKYANDPVMARHYRYATHAQVLVANPKFEWVAVVDPDEAARDDAKIHWGISAVEKNIANLGSFASEIEVAVLATPPEARLGIIEALPNLRAILVEKPLGRSLNDSAEFLRNCRMRNIQVHVNFWRRADQQFQHLSHGGLKDIVGKTQIAHGVYGNGVLNNGIHLIDFIRMLLGEVESVAPLGKQPTFVEGPIAGDMNFPFVLNLINGMVVPIQPIRFASYREVGLEIWGENGHLSILNEGLTIAHRQRHPNRGMACEHEIAFDEANYLKSTVGEALFRMYDDLALALYTKSKPCSPGDSALQTSIVVEAVLESFRRKKMTHINEYIEEAV from the coding sequence ATGAACAGACCACTACGTACACTTGTCGTTGGCTTTGGCAAAATGTCAAGCAAATACGCTAATGATCCCGTTATGGCGAGGCATTATCGTTATGCTACCCATGCTCAGGTTCTTGTTGCCAATCCAAAGTTTGAATGGGTTGCTGTGGTTGACCCTGATGAGGCGGCTCGTGATGATGCAAAAATTCACTGGGGGATCTCGGCGGTCGAGAAAAATATAGCAAATTTAGGCTCATTTGCGTCGGAAATCGAGGTTGCGGTTCTTGCTACTCCGCCAGAAGCAAGACTGGGTATCATTGAAGCATTACCAAATCTTCGTGCCATTTTGGTAGAGAAGCCTCTTGGCCGTTCACTGAATGATAGTGCAGAATTTTTACGCAATTGTCGGATGCGAAATATACAGGTGCACGTTAATTTTTGGCGACGTGCGGATCAGCAATTTCAGCATCTTAGTCACGGTGGATTGAAGGATATAGTTGGTAAAACACAGATTGCACATGGTGTATATGGGAATGGCGTGTTGAATAACGGCATTCATCTTATTGATTTTATCAGAATGTTGTTAGGCGAAGTGGAATCAGTAGCCCCTTTAGGCAAGCAGCCTACTTTTGTAGAAGGTCCTATTGCTGGTGATATGAATTTTCCCTTTGTGCTGAATCTCATTAACGGTATGGTTGTGCCGATACAACCGATTCGATTCGCAAGTTATCGAGAGGTTGGTCTGGAAATATGGGGTGAGAATGGCCATCTCTCTATTTTAAATGAGGGTCTGACCATCGCTCACCGACAACGTCATCCTAACCGAGGCATGGCTTGCGAGCATGAGATAGCATTTGATGAAGCAAATTACCTGAAGTCAACAGTAGGAGAGGCACTTTTTCGTATGTATGATGATCTTGCTTTAGCGCTTTATACAAAGAGTAAGCCTTGTAGCCCCGGAGATTCCGCATTGCAAACGAGTATTGTTGTGGAAGCAGTACTAGAGTCATTTCGACGAAAAAAAATGACTCATATTAATGAATATATAGAGGAAGCCGTCTAG
- a CDS encoding GNAT family N-acetyltransferase, producing the protein MTPKEFFKKLARRAIWAIKGPPVTPALLEMVWPETLESPSGIQVPEEYRLRQFRSDDTQSYLKLFIAAGMEEPPLHYWDKHLLPEGFFVIEHEPSNAIVAACFASHHPTPRHPRAGNFGWLAVDPTHRGRKLGQAVAAAVTSRLVAGGYRRIYLETHDHRLPAIAIYLKMGWVPLLYLPEMEARWAAVCKVLKWPYTPESWPR; encoded by the coding sequence ATGACACCAAAAGAATTCTTCAAAAAATTGGCACGTCGTGCCATTTGGGCTATTAAAGGACCTCCTGTTACACCGGCCCTTTTAGAGATGGTGTGGCCAGAGACACTAGAGTCTCCATCCGGGATCCAAGTGCCCGAAGAATACCGTTTACGTCAGTTTCGATCGGACGATACTCAAAGTTATTTGAAGCTGTTTATTGCAGCAGGCATGGAAGAGCCTCCCTTGCATTACTGGGACAAGCATTTACTTCCCGAAGGTTTCTTTGTGATAGAGCACGAGCCAAGCAACGCTATAGTCGCTGCCTGTTTTGCATCACATCATCCAACTCCAAGGCATCCGCGAGCAGGAAATTTTGGCTGGCTTGCCGTTGATCCTACTCACAGGGGACGAAAATTGGGACAAGCAGTAGCCGCTGCAGTAACGTCCCGGTTAGTTGCAGGAGGTTATCGGCGTATTTATTTAGAAACACACGATCATCGTCTGCCGGCTATTGCAATTTATCTCAAAATGGGGTGGGTCCCACTGCTGTATCTGCCAGAAATGGAGGCCCGCTGGGCTGCGGTTTGCAAAGTTTTAAAATGGCCTTATACTCCTGAGTCTTGGCCAAGATAG